The sequence below is a genomic window from Paenibacillus silvisoli.
TCGCCTCCCGCTGGTTAAAACGTGCCTTTCAAGCGAAAAAAGCATTCTCCGTAACGAAACGGAGAATGCTTTTTGCTTAGGGACAATTATGCCCGCTTCTTTACCGGTATCCAAATCTCGCTTCTGAACGCAGGCGACGACGTATCCTTGCTTTCGTTCCACAACAGCTCCGGTCCGTTGACCTGCTCGTAGTTGGAGGATGGGAACCATTCCGCATATATGCGTCCCCAAATTTGCTGCAGCGTATCCGGAAACGGACCTACCGCTTCGAACACCGCCCATGTGCCGGCCGGCACTTCCAGACTCGCGAACGAATCCGGGCATGCCAATGTCGTGGCGGCGCCGATATAGTGGTCCAACGCGCCTTTTTCCTCCATGCGTTCTTCGGAGAAATTCGTGGATGCGCTGATGATGCCTTTCGGGTCGATATTGGAGAGCGCCTTCAGCTCGGCAATGATCTCGCCGGTCAAGCTCCCCCACATCGCCGCAATTTCCGGATTCACGCCATTGAATACAATCGGCACCCGTTTCATCATCCCCGCAATGCGAAAAGCTTCCTTTTCCTCGATCCGATACTTCATTTCGTTTCCCCCTTTGACGGTGAGCTGAAAGCTCATTCGCGGATAAGCCTTCAGCGTCTGTCCTTTGCTTCTTGCTTCGGTCGGGGTTAATCCATGCAGCGAGGCGAATGCTCTCGTAAACGCATCCGGCGAGCCGTACCCGTATTTCACGGCGATATCGATGATACGCGCGCCGCTGTCGCTCAGCTCGAACGCAGCGAGCGTTAATCTTCTTCGGCGAATGTACTCGTTAAGCGGAATGCCCGCAAGAAACGCAAACATTTTTTTGAAATGGAACTCCGAGCACAGCGCAAGCCGCTCAATCTCCGTCATATCGATCTCGTCCGCCAGATGCTCCTCCAAATAGTCCAGCGCGCGATTCAACGCCTCCAGCATATGCATGATCCCCTCCCCGCATCTATACAGTATCAAAACTTCGGAATGACCATCCGACAATTCGAATCCAATTTGAGTCGGAGAGCATCCCTTGCACATACAAAACGCTCTGCTCCCAGCATACGGAAAGCAAAGCGTTCATCCAACGATTAATATCCCATCTCTTTCAACAAACGCGACAGCGTCCGCAATCGTTCGCCGTTTAATTCACCATCTTCGCCAAGCGCTTGGTTGAACAGCTTGATATCCTCATTAATCCGATCGTTGTCCGTACAAACGGCCACGGTCATCGCATCCCCTTGCAGCCCGACACGGTCGATTACCGGATTGGCCGGGTCGTACAAATGCTCGTAGCGGTACGCTTCGCGGAAATGCACCATGCTGCTGCAAACGAGAATCGCCAAGTCCAGCACGCGGTGCAGCGGCAATTCCTCGGACTGCCGGGACCATTTCTCTCCGGTGTACCGCCAAACCTTCGCCGAAATATCGACCTTGCCCCGATCGTTCCACTGCGCAAGTCCAAGAGAAAGCCCTTTCGCGTCGGAGTGATTGGCATATCGGCCGTCGACATGCTCGTAGTTTTCAGAAACGATGACCGGCTTATGTTTTAACGTAGTTGGTATTTTCATTGTCATTTCCTCCGAGTCCGATAGATAAATCATCTCAAATTAGTGAATGAGTCATTTACTGATTTACTAAATCAGTAACCCTATCGTAACCCGGATCTTCGCAATCGTCAACAGGCCAACCGTTTATGTAAAATATACCGTTTCGCAGCCTCCAGCCCTTCACTGCAATCGACCGAAGTTTGGATGCCCTCGTAATGCTCCATCATGAACGCATTGATCATCGCCAACCAGTCTTCTTCCATCCCGCCGAATATTTCATGAAGCCTAACGGCCGGATATTCCGAGCTTACCAGGTGCAGATGATAGCCGAGCGCCCCCAATTCATGGTAGAGATGGTATCTGGCTTCGCCTAACCGGAATTCGAGCATGTACATGTTCGGACATCCGCGCAATTTAGCCGTATTCGTAATGCGAATCGCAGCTTCGAGCTCTTGAGCCGCCGCGTAACCGGCCCAGCTGGCATTGATTTTCTCCAAATACATGTCGATGATTCATCCCTGCCGCAGCTTCGCGATGCCGAGCGCATGGTTGTCCCACAGCACCCGCTCGATCCACTCGCACTGATTTTCCAAGCAATCGATCATGATGAATACTTCCGCCGTCAGCGCGTTCGCTTTCTTCACGACCTTCTGCTTCTTCATGAAGATGTATTTCAATAAGAGACCAAGAGCGGCACCGGCAATAAACCCGATAATGCCCCACAGAATCGGCCCCCATTCCAAAACAAACCCGTAGATGGCGCCAAGCAGCATGCCGCATGTGGCCAGCACTGCGGCCACGTCGAATAAGCTGTAGCCGTCCGCATAATGCATGGTATCGAATACCCGGCGGGCTTCAGGCCCTTTATCGAGCGGTACCGCGAGTATTTGACCTTTGCGGATGCCTTGCTGCTCCAGCGTTTTCAGCGCAATTTCCAAAAAGATCGTTTGTTCGAACGATGCGATAAGATACATGGCATTTTACTCCTGATACAAGCTCGGCATCGTAAAGCCGGCAATCGGGTATTCCTCCCGTAAAAATTGGGACTGTTCCTTCTCGAACAGCTTGTTGTTCTCGACGGCGTCGATGTAGCAATCCATCATGCAAAACACATACGTCGAAGGCAAGTATAGCAGCCACTCCATATCCAGAACGGTTTTCGCCTGCTGGAAATAACCGTGCATCGAGAAGTGAACCGCCTCCAGCATATGCGACATGTACACGACGATAATGCACCACCCGATCATGAACAGTCCCGAGATGACTTTATGCAAATATAAATACCCAAGCCCCGGCGTAAAAGCGGACCACATTACGGCCACCCACGGAGAACGCTTGTCCGTGAAATTAATGTCCCAGCTTGCGATCTTAAACGCCGAAAGCTTGGCGTCCTCCATATCGGCAAGCACATATTGTTTATTCAGATCGACGGTTCCACGGTAACCGTCCCAGATTCCGTACACATAGACGGCGAGAAATAAAATGAACCACCGCTTGTCGATAACGTTCCTGGCCATATCGAAGCGACCGGTAAACGAATATAGTATTGCCAAATTG
It includes:
- a CDS encoding AraC family transcriptional regulator, with protein sequence MHMLEALNRALDYLEEHLADEIDMTEIERLALCSEFHFKKMFAFLAGIPLNEYIRRRRLTLAAFELSDSGARIIDIAVKYGYGSPDAFTRAFASLHGLTPTEARSKGQTLKAYPRMSFQLTVKGGNEMKYRIEEKEAFRIAGMMKRVPIVFNGVNPEIAAMWGSLTGEIIAELKALSNIDPKGIISASTNFSEERMEEKGALDHYIGAATTLACPDSFASLEVPAGTWAVFEAVGPFPDTLQQIWGRIYAEWFPSSNYEQVNGPELLWNESKDTSSPAFRSEIWIPVKKRA
- a CDS encoding DUF6530 family protein gives rise to the protein MKIPTTLKHKPVIVSENYEHVDGRYANHSDAKGLSLGLAQWNDRGKVDISAKVWRYTGEKWSRQSEELPLHRVLDLAILVCSSMVHFREAYRYEHLYDPANPVIDRVGLQGDAMTVAVCTDNDRINEDIKLFNQALGEDGELNGERLRTLSRLLKEMGY